One stretch of Streptomyces sp. NBC_00443 DNA includes these proteins:
- a CDS encoding LacI family DNA-binding transcriptional regulator yields MRVSLKDVAAHAGVSIKTVSNVVNNYQHITPAMRERVQRSIDALGYRPNLAARHLRKGRTGMIALALPELGNPYFAELAAAVIDAAAAHDYIVLLDHTGGRREQELLVSQGFRARVIDGLILSPIELETEDLRDRAENVPLVLVGERDYDLPYDHIAVDNVAAARAAVRHLVGLGRREVAFIGDRRGRSEPAQLRVRGWREELTAAGLPADDGLVADTDGWGHADGAAAMTRILDAGRRPDAIFAYNDPMAIGAMRVLHERGLRVPEDIAVVGFDDVVEGHFGAVTLTSVSPDKEAIGRLAVESVLARLGGEAPEPRRVWADYRLVERESTLGREAAKDGSGGTSQA; encoded by the coding sequence GTGCGGGTCAGCCTCAAGGACGTCGCCGCCCACGCGGGGGTCTCCATCAAGACCGTCTCCAACGTGGTGAACAACTACCAGCACATCACCCCCGCCATGCGTGAACGCGTCCAGCGGTCCATCGACGCGCTCGGCTACCGGCCCAATCTGGCCGCCCGGCACCTGCGCAAAGGCCGTACGGGCATGATCGCCCTCGCTCTGCCCGAACTAGGCAACCCCTACTTCGCCGAACTCGCCGCTGCCGTCATCGATGCCGCTGCCGCCCACGACTACATCGTGCTGCTGGACCACACCGGGGGACGCCGTGAACAGGAGCTCCTGGTCAGCCAGGGCTTCCGCGCACGTGTCATCGACGGACTCATCCTCAGCCCCATCGAGTTGGAGACCGAAGACCTGCGCGACCGAGCGGAGAACGTCCCGCTGGTGCTGGTCGGCGAGCGGGACTACGACCTGCCGTACGATCACATCGCCGTCGACAACGTCGCCGCGGCCCGCGCCGCCGTCCGGCACCTGGTCGGCCTCGGACGCCGGGAGGTGGCGTTCATCGGCGACCGGCGCGGCCGCAGCGAGCCGGCACAGCTGCGCGTACGCGGCTGGCGCGAGGAACTCACCGCGGCCGGACTACCGGCCGACGACGGGCTCGTGGCCGACACCGACGGCTGGGGACATGCGGACGGTGCGGCGGCCATGACCCGCATCCTCGATGCCGGACGGCGTCCCGACGCGATCTTCGCGTACAACGACCCGATGGCCATCGGCGCGATGCGCGTCCTGCACGAGCGCGGACTGCGAGTCCCCGAGGACATCGCGGTCGTCGGCTTCGACGATGTCGTCGAGGGGCATTTCGGCGCGGTGACGCTCACCTCCGTTTCGCCGGACAAGGAGGCCATCGGCCGACTCGCCGTGGAGTCGGTGCTCGCCCGCCTGGGCGGCGAGGCTCCCGAACCCCGCCGTGTCTGGGCGGACTACCGCCTGGTCGAGCGGGAGAGCACCCTCGGACGTGAGGCGGCGAAGGACGGGTCGGGCGGTACGTCCCAGGCCTGA
- a CDS encoding RNA polymerase subunit sigma-70, whose protein sequence is MSAETRLEELGVSGLGEVDEPAFSGLAERHRRELHVHCYRMLGSFEDAEDTVQETFLRAWRRRETFEGRSTFRAWLYRIATNACLDLLAKRRPEPATGGEVLWLQPYPDRLLDELPAGEADEPETVAVARETIELAYLVAVQHLAPRPRAVLILRDVLGWPAKDVAEALGDSVNSVNSALQRARAAMREHLPAERQDWTGGEQDAGTRELVRRYTDASVATDVPALASMLRDDVRSSMPPTPGLYVGRDTVVNYWVESGFEGMKGLRAVPTSVNRQPALAFYLWQKREGAYLPLTIDVLRVTGGAITEIVTFHDDQFPRLGLPERLPADGTE, encoded by the coding sequence ATGAGTGCGGAGACGCGGCTGGAGGAGCTGGGCGTGAGCGGTCTGGGCGAGGTCGACGAGCCGGCGTTCTCGGGGCTGGCGGAGCGGCACCGGCGGGAGCTGCACGTGCACTGCTACCGGATGCTGGGGTCGTTCGAGGACGCCGAGGACACCGTGCAGGAGACGTTCCTCCGTGCCTGGCGGCGGCGGGAGACCTTCGAGGGGCGTTCGACGTTCCGGGCCTGGCTGTACCGGATCGCCACCAACGCCTGCCTGGACCTGCTGGCCAAGCGCCGCCCGGAGCCCGCGACCGGCGGCGAGGTGCTGTGGCTGCAGCCCTACCCGGACCGGCTGCTCGACGAGCTGCCCGCGGGCGAGGCCGACGAGCCGGAGACCGTCGCCGTCGCACGGGAGACGATCGAACTGGCGTACCTGGTCGCAGTCCAGCACCTCGCACCGCGCCCGCGGGCCGTGCTGATCCTGCGGGACGTGCTCGGCTGGCCGGCGAAGGACGTCGCGGAGGCCCTCGGGGACTCCGTCAACTCCGTGAACAGCGCGCTGCAGCGGGCCCGCGCCGCCATGCGGGAGCACCTGCCTGCCGAGCGGCAGGACTGGACCGGCGGCGAGCAGGACGCCGGGACGCGCGAGCTGGTGCGCCGCTATACCGACGCCAGCGTGGCCACGGACGTTCCGGCGCTCGCGTCGATGCTGCGGGACGACGTCCGCAGCTCGATGCCGCCCACGCCGGGCCTGTACGTCGGCCGCGACACGGTCGTGAACTACTGGGTCGAGAGCGGCTTCGAGGGCATGAAGGGCCTGCGCGCCGTCCCCACCTCCGTGAACCGGCAGCCTGCCCTCGCCTTCTACCTCTGGCAGAAGCGGGAGGGCGCGTACCTGCCGCTGACGATCGACGTCCTGCGCGTCACCGGTGGGGCGATCACCGAGATCGTCACGTTCCACGACGACCAGTTCCCGCGGCTCGGGCTGCCGGAGCGCCTGCCGGCTGACGGCACGGAGTAG
- a CDS encoding DUF6069 family protein — protein MNGMNDTGAVAGPASGRAGHTHRLRGLAGTGFIATLAAMAATTLAAALARAVGVDFQVPDGGETIPLSGFAVVTGCTSVVGVVIGVALLRWSARPAERFVWTAVSLTAISLVPPFLAGANTATTTALLALHLVPAAVMIPTLTRSLRTRTD, from the coding sequence ATGAACGGCATGAATGACACCGGGGCCGTCGCAGGCCCGGCATCGGGCCGGGCCGGCCACACCCACCGACTCCGCGGGCTCGCCGGGACCGGCTTCATTGCCACGCTCGCGGCGATGGCGGCCACCACTCTCGCTGCGGCGCTTGCCCGGGCCGTTGGCGTCGACTTCCAGGTCCCCGATGGTGGCGAGACGATCCCGTTGTCCGGGTTCGCCGTGGTGACGGGCTGCACCTCGGTCGTGGGCGTCGTCATTGGCGTCGCCCTTCTTCGTTGGAGCGCCCGCCCCGCCGAGCGATTCGTGTGGACGGCAGTGTCGCTGACCGCGATCTCGTTGGTCCCACCCTTCCTCGCCGGGGCGAACACCGCCACCACCACCGCCCTCCTCGCGCTCCACCTCGTCCCTGCGGCGGTGATGATCCCCACCCTGACGCGGAGCCTCCGCACCCGGACCGATTGA
- the uppS gene encoding polyprenyl diphosphate synthase: protein MSHDPSLQAAYRLCRRQTKDQDRAQYALIQLVPAALRPPCWALWAAANAIDDLADDRTATPVERAALVEEWITALDHELDDGTSTDPIRHALVDTALRWGLDLTRLHGAMLLVRDDAHGRHFPDWSAWRAWARDNLLPWFDLLRDLFDRAGVPVALRMDNQEIYEQFLDGLRLTDTLTDLSADLAQHDLLLPDEVLDQHPGAADDLMHRRWSPAVAEMISHLTDLAHQWVNQPMLTRGMHPAPATICHTMAGLLCSQLDAVTSAGPTVLRTPPRPSLLTSARILAPAQARAALAWSLTPLTVPPPRNGDVQRRPPGRHRGAAQSAFRTPPSHPSGEQSPKIPATQMPTHVAVIMDGNGRWAQQRGLPRHAGHRAGATAVRETVYGALEIGLRHLTLYALSTENWKRDAEEIHAILGLLHSEVSANPFQDLDVRLRWHGGSDRLPTDLVDLLRLRERTTRTRTALTLTMCINYGGRDEITRTASALARSTARGRLNPDLISEKDFAQHLPHPDMPDVDLLWRTGNEQRTSNFLPWHTAYAELYFTPNLWPDTDRRDLWHAVTEYSRRQRRHGATPHVPEHASHTGEDPRDS, encoded by the coding sequence ATGAGTCATGACCCATCGCTGCAGGCGGCCTACCGGCTGTGCCGGCGACAGACCAAGGACCAGGACCGGGCGCAGTACGCGTTGATCCAGCTGGTGCCCGCCGCCCTGCGCCCGCCGTGCTGGGCACTGTGGGCAGCAGCCAACGCCATCGACGACCTGGCCGACGACCGCACGGCCACCCCCGTTGAGCGGGCCGCCCTGGTCGAGGAGTGGATCACAGCACTGGACCATGAACTGGACGACGGGACAAGCACGGACCCGATCCGTCACGCCCTGGTGGATACCGCCCTGCGCTGGGGCCTGGACCTGACCCGGCTGCACGGGGCGATGCTCCTGGTCCGCGACGACGCCCACGGCCGGCACTTTCCCGACTGGTCTGCGTGGCGAGCCTGGGCACGTGACAACTTGCTGCCTTGGTTCGACCTGCTCCGTGACCTGTTCGACCGGGCCGGCGTGCCCGTGGCCCTGCGCATGGACAACCAGGAGATCTACGAGCAGTTCCTGGACGGCCTCCGGCTCACCGACACCCTCACCGACCTGTCTGCCGACCTCGCCCAGCACGACCTCCTCCTGCCCGACGAAGTTCTCGACCAGCACCCCGGGGCCGCGGACGATCTGATGCACCGGCGCTGGAGCCCCGCTGTCGCGGAGATGATCAGCCACCTGACCGACCTGGCCCACCAATGGGTGAACCAGCCCATGCTCACCCGTGGAATGCACCCCGCTCCCGCCACCATCTGCCACACGATGGCCGGCCTGCTGTGCTCCCAGCTCGACGCCGTCACCAGCGCCGGCCCCACCGTCTTGCGCACTCCGCCCAGGCCCTCGCTCCTCACCAGCGCCCGCATCCTCGCGCCCGCCCAGGCCCGCGCTGCCCTGGCCTGGAGCCTGACCCCGCTGACCGTGCCGCCGCCCCGGAACGGGGACGTGCAGCGAAGACCGCCTGGCCGTCACCGGGGAGCCGCGCAATCAGCGTTCCGTACGCCGCCATCGCACCCCAGCGGTGAGCAGTCCCCGAAGATCCCGGCCACGCAGATGCCCACCCACGTTGCCGTGATCATGGACGGCAACGGCCGCTGGGCCCAGCAACGCGGTCTCCCCCGGCACGCGGGCCATCGCGCCGGCGCCACCGCCGTACGCGAGACGGTCTACGGCGCCCTGGAAATCGGCCTGCGCCACCTGACCCTCTACGCCCTCTCCACCGAAAACTGGAAACGCGACGCCGAAGAGATCCACGCGATCCTCGGCCTCCTCCACAGCGAGGTGAGTGCCAACCCGTTCCAGGACCTCGATGTCCGCCTGCGCTGGCATGGCGGCTCCGACCGTCTGCCGACCGACCTGGTCGATCTCCTGCGGCTGCGCGAGCGCACCACCCGCACCCGCACGGCTCTGACCCTGACCATGTGCATCAACTACGGCGGCCGCGACGAAATCACCCGCACCGCCTCCGCCCTCGCCCGCTCGACAGCAAGGGGTCGGCTCAATCCCGACCTGATCAGCGAGAAGGACTTCGCACAGCACCTGCCCCACCCCGACATGCCCGACGTCGACCTGCTCTGGCGCACGGGCAACGAACAGCGCACGTCCAACTTCCTGCCCTGGCACACCGCCTACGCCGAGCTGTACTTCACTCCGAACCTTTGGCCCGATACCGACCGGCGCGATCTGTGGCACGCGGTCACGGAATACAGCCGCCGCCAGCGCCGCCACGGCGCAACACCACACGTGCCCGAGCATGCCTCCCACACCGGCGAAGACCCACGCGACAGCTGA
- a CDS encoding S1 RNA-binding domain-containing protein produces the protein MTKFSHSSVLSRMDICWQGGMSAPDDGAVQQLPYVYRVTKYDPSDRDEHGHYIGSEDTVSDHGEVEAAYLQAVAAFAKDTGLGHLAVREPQVPSLAHFGVEPPVDGFGLDGLFPTGPTGFHDGAQVSLDVALELLRAMLRDNGAWCRLEEEGMFAVHVGWDQCVYISSVQPCEQAWARTRALGLFPERLDSSPYEMETDGDEIQRPGDDDFWAGLRWAVAACRAGLLEETAVEGASTWHRLTLDSIDTVRAGLAPRARLAVWPDLSSDIDAVLRALPSEGLVEGVWQDSDGRMHNAIADQDAFPELAARMSGAVAAALLSVYADECAPLFTAVMPDSDGVVRARWRTEPTPSDRNWAFLKTLRRGEIVTGTVTHIASVGVTFVDIGGFEAIINIPELSWRHIEYPSDLVSVGQEVNAEILDIDPVRERVSLSLKALQEDPMPLLIGQIGHTITGRVTRLVPFGVFVRIEEMENGLEGLVHNSELAGGNPDTPQLGIQVGDTLLVKVLDIDIARRRITLSHSQAASEPRP, from the coding sequence TTGACGAAGTTCTCCCACTCCTCCGTCTTATCTCGCATGGATATTTGCTGGCAGGGTGGCATGAGCGCGCCGGATGATGGAGCGGTGCAGCAACTCCCCTACGTCTACCGCGTCACCAAGTACGACCCCTCCGACCGTGACGAACACGGGCATTACATCGGCAGTGAGGACACCGTCAGCGATCACGGCGAGGTCGAGGCGGCCTATCTCCAGGCTGTCGCGGCCTTCGCCAAGGACACCGGCCTCGGCCACCTGGCCGTACGTGAACCGCAGGTGCCCTCCCTGGCGCACTTCGGCGTGGAGCCCCCGGTGGACGGCTTCGGGCTGGACGGACTCTTTCCCACCGGCCCGACCGGTTTTCACGACGGGGCTCAGGTGTCGCTCGACGTCGCGCTGGAGCTCCTGCGTGCCATGTTGCGCGACAACGGCGCCTGGTGCCGGCTGGAGGAGGAAGGCATGTTCGCCGTACACGTGGGATGGGACCAGTGCGTCTACATCAGCAGCGTCCAACCCTGCGAGCAGGCATGGGCACGAACCCGCGCCCTGGGGCTGTTCCCGGAACGCCTGGACTCCTCTCCCTACGAGATGGAGACCGACGGCGACGAGATCCAGCGACCCGGCGACGACGACTTCTGGGCCGGCCTGCGCTGGGCGGTCGCCGCATGCCGCGCCGGGCTCCTGGAAGAGACGGCCGTGGAAGGCGCCTCAACATGGCACCGTCTCACGCTCGACTCCATCGACACGGTGCGCGCCGGGCTCGCTCCCCGCGCCCGTTTGGCCGTGTGGCCAGACCTGTCCTCCGATATCGACGCAGTCTTGAGGGCCCTCCCGTCCGAGGGCCTCGTCGAAGGTGTCTGGCAGGACAGTGACGGCCGGATGCACAACGCCATCGCCGACCAAGACGCCTTCCCGGAGTTGGCCGCGCGGATGTCCGGCGCCGTCGCGGCAGCGCTCCTGTCCGTGTACGCCGATGAGTGTGCGCCCCTGTTCACCGCCGTCATGCCGGACAGCGACGGGGTGGTCCGGGCCCGATGGCGGACCGAGCCGACGCCGAGCGACCGGAACTGGGCCTTTCTCAAGACCCTTCGCCGAGGCGAGATCGTCACGGGCACGGTCACTCATATCGCGAGCGTCGGCGTCACCTTCGTGGACATCGGCGGCTTCGAAGCGATCATCAATATCCCCGAACTGTCGTGGCGCCACATTGAGTACCCCTCTGACCTCGTCTCCGTCGGGCAGGAGGTCAACGCCGAAATCCTCGACATCGACCCCGTCCGCGAACGTGTGTCGTTGTCCCTCAAGGCTCTTCAGGAAGATCCGATGCCGCTGCTGATCGGACAGATCGGCCATACGATCACGGGTCGTGTCACCAGACTCGTGCCCTTCGGTGTGTTCGTACGCATCGAGGAGATGGAGAACGGCCTGGAGGGGCTGGTTCACAACTCCGAACTCGCCGGCGGCAACCCGGACACCCCTCAACTCGGCATCCAGGTCGGTGACACTCTCCTGGTCAAGGTCTTGGACATCGACATTGCCAGACGCCGGATCACGCTCTCCCACAGTCAGGCTGCCTCAGAGCCACGTCCTTGA